Part of the Lolium rigidum isolate FL_2022 chromosome 6, APGP_CSIRO_Lrig_0.1, whole genome shotgun sequence genome, CACTTGAGGTCTCCACCAGAAAGATaaaataaaaagggaaaaaaCATAGGACTATTGGAGTGCTGGTGCAACAGCTAAACCATGTTTGATTTTTGTGTATGGCTATTATTTCCATTTGCACTTATCTATTATTATGGGACCTAGAATTTTGATTTTTGTGCTTAAGTTAAGCTACTTTATATAGTATGAATTGCTCAATAAACTGCCCAATTGGGTTCTATGCATGCTAATTAAGCGAGTTATTATTGATATTTCAGCCTGTGCATTTCACAAGCTCCATACATATTCAATGCTATGCTTTGTGCAGGTTTCTTCTTCCCGCTTCGCTCATTGTGATCAATGACATTGCTGCGTATTTATTTGGGTTTTTTCTCGGGAGAACACCATTGATCAAGTTATCTCCAAAGAAAACATGGGAAGGTTTTATTGGTGCATCAGTGACAACTATAGTCTCTGCTTTTCTGGTGAGATGAAAGCCCTGGTTAATATACTTTAGATGTTATTATTAGCATGCTTCACTTTTCCCCTTTTTTTGGCAGTTAGCAAATGTAATGGGTCATTTCCCATGGTTGACGTGTCCAAGAAAGGTGACTTATTATGTCTTTCAGAACGTGACAGTTGTACCTGCGAATCACTAGGCTGTTGAATTTGTTCTTAAATTTATTATGGAAATATTTGCAGGACCTGTCAACAGGGTGGCTTCATTGTGATCCTGCTCCGATGTTCAAGCCAGAGCATTACTTTTTGGGCGACTGGGTGCCACAGTGGGTAAGAGCATCCTCTTCAAATTGTTACTTATACCAATTTTTATCTACTATAGGCTTATCTGCTCGCGTGCTTACAAAGTTCATTACCATAAAGCTCAACATGGATTACCACCCTCCGCTCCCACTGATGCCCCCACCTAAGTCAGTTTACTTTGCTTTGATCCTACGTGGTCAGTGTGAGGTTTCACATGCAAGTTTATTTCCGATGATATATCAACCAATTAGCATATAACCCGAAAGATATGGTGGGCCCACATGTTACTTTGAAACTTCCTCCttccatttctttctttctccattcCTCTCCCTTCCTGCTTCCCTCCCTCAGGATCCCAAACACTGTCCAGGTCATTCCCAGTGTGGAAGAATCTGGCATCAGTACTGCTGTCACCTTTGGCTAGACTCTGcgcctccttctttcttctcttcctccctttGCTTATGTAGACATGCTTTTTTGCTTTGGTAATTCCAGCTTTTCTATTTTGGGAGAAATGTGGGCTATATGGGAATCCACATCAGTTGTGAGCAGGTTTGGGGTGAGTTGTCGACCATAGGCATCTTTGACAGTGGCCACAAACTAGTTTCAGTAGTGTATTCTCATGGATgccaacaggaaagtgggcccattGGCACTGGTGATGCATTCATTTGTTCGCGGCACTGGTgttagggagagagggagagacgaGAGAAAGGATATTGTGGACAGCAGCAGCAAGTTCAGGAGGATCAGCAGCAGCCAGTCATTTGCAGAGCACGCCGGCAGTGGCGCCAAGAAAGAATATTGACCTGTCCAGATAGAGTATACTCTCTCAGGACTTATGGATTTCTTTGCTTTTTTACTGTACTAGTGTACTAGTACCAGTAGTTGGCGTCCAAGCCATGTTTGTCTCAGTCTCGTGTTAGCTGTAGAGCACGAGTCGTGTTGTTAGTATTCTATGGCAGGGACTTCTCTAGATAATTAGAGAGGGTTCACTTGGTGTTAGACAAGAAAAAATTAAGTCTGTCTCCCTCTTCTAGTACCCTAATTCCCTTCAGGCCATGTCATCTGTCCATCCTCTGCACAACAATCATCCTGAACCAAGGTTCACGGCAGGGGACTTGTTGTGTATGCTGATGTGTCTGACAAGTGGCATCCACAGGAGCGTTATATGTATGTGCCATGTTTGCTCAAACCACGGAGTTTTGTGTAAGGTCAAACCTTGCATTGAATGTCGAGACGTTTATCCCCTTTCCGATTCTGGAAAGGTTAAACAACCACAACCACATCGTGTGTATGTGATCAAGCGCTCAATTGATGCAACATGCTATTTTCTTCTAATTACATACCAATAAAATCCCTCTCCTCTTTGGTGTACTAATACAACTTGACAATCTACTTATTTTAGTTTATTGTCTTTTCATTGGGTTTGTATCATGTTTCCCGAAGTTTCGGAATTCAATGCTTGTGAATTTAATCTGTACTTTTCTCCTGGCAGTTTCCATGGAAAGAAGTTTTCCTTTTACCCGTGCAGTGGCATGCTTTAGCCCTTGGTTTGTTTGCATCGATAATAGCTCCATTTGGAGGATTTTTCGCAAGTGGCTTCAAGAGGGCTTTTAAAATAAAGGTACATACTGCTTTGTTATTTTTCCATCTTTCAGGAATATTGAAGTATTGACTGTACTGTTTCATTCCATATATGTACGAATTTTATAGGATTTTGGTGACAGTATACCTGGGCATGGTGGAATCACTGATCGAATGGATTGTCAAGTAAGTTGAACCTGAAGGAACTTCTTTATGATTCAATTTTCTGGCCTGTGTAGTTTAGCTGAATTCTTTTATGTTGCTGTGCATTTTCCCAGATGGTTATGGCAGTTTTTGCATACATATATCTCCAATCATTTATCTCGCCCCACAATTTCTCTGTTGATGCAATCTTGGATCAGGTCAGTGTTGTGTCTTGCTTCCATATGCTCTTATCATCCTTGGTGATTCTCATCCATCACCTATACTTTTGTCCATCCAGATTCTAAGAAACCTAAGTTACGAGGAGCAGAAATCCTTATACCAGCAACTTGGGGAGATGATCCTTGAAAGGCAATTTATTCAAAGCTGAGAAGTTTCTTGCTTATAAAGCACAACCCAACGATGTGTGTGGTTCGTTATGTAGCTCTAGCTTCATGTACAGCATCATAGCTCCACTGTACCGTGATAGAGTGATATGTCCTTATCCAAACCGTTGTACAGAATGGAGTGTGGATGGGGTTTAGGTTCGTGATTTGCTCTCCAGTTATCCTCTGTACCGATTCCCTCATTTTCAGTTAGCATCTGTGATCTTGTAAAAATGGAGCTGGACAAGCTTATCCGTGTATATGACTTGGCTGGCCTCGCGTCAAATATTTGGAGAATGCGAGAAAACAGGGCAATCAGGTTTccgttttgtaccttatttgctgatATGATTCTGTCATAATCCTTTTCGTAGCATGCCAGTGTTCACTAGTTTGAGAAGAGTAAAGTTTGATCTGACCCGAGTTAAAGGAAGAGCTGGAAAAGTTGTTTGAATCTAGTTGATGTTGAGCTAGTTTAAAACTTTTTTTGTATTCTAAGGCAATTCTTTCATCTAGTTAGATCATATCAACATCATAAAAACAACATAAACATCGTTCCAATAAAAACAATGAAAATAATGGTGatatttttttttcaaagtaACTTGGCTTGTTCTCTCTCAATTTTAACAGTTTCGAGAGAAACTTTGGCCGAAAACAGTTAGAACCAAGTATCTTGTTAGTGACTAAATTTGCCTTGTACACCTACTACTACTAGATTTGTTTGCatataaaagaaagaaaaatcccCACCCacatcatagcatataaggtaacaAACTATCCTAATTCCTTTTAATATACTCACATTATCATTTTACTACTATACATAATCATAATATACTCACATTATCATTCCTAATTCCTTTTTGGACCAACAAAGGCTGTTTCTTCGTCCGACACTCCTGGGCCGAACCCAAATGGGGTTGGCAGGTGCGCCAGCAAGACGGGAGCAACGGCTAGTAAAGACGTGACCCCACCTGCTAGCCGCAATGACACGTCGTCCTTGACACCTTGTTTCAGACTCAAGCTTTAAGtttatttcttgcaggttatatcTTCTCTTTAAGTGTTCTTTTAGCAACTCTTCTCTTTACTTATGGTATGGAGTATATAGAGAATATTCTCTCTTATTCCATTTTGCCTACAATTTCTGGCAGGAAGTAAGCGGACACTTTCCAAAAGGAAACAGAGCAACCATATCCTATTTCCAGTGATGCGAACTCCTTGTGTCACCCCAGGAGCCGCAGACTACTCACCTTCCCCAGAATGAAGTCCAAACGAACTACTGCAATAACATTCCGGAATTCACAAACTCATAACTCGTGGAGGATGTGTtggttaagggcatctccaaccgcgtgacccaaacggacgcgctgggccgtccgttttgggccgtttgggtcgccggccagacacgcggacagcggcccgcgtccgcgtgtccgtttgggtcgcgcgctgcgcccaacgcgcggacgcatcgcacaaTCCGATaaacacgaaaacaaaagaaaaaaagcaaatttaaacgaaatttgattaaaacatatgccctattttgggcaaatttatacatagcctattttgggcaaataactaacaaaagaagcccctatatgggcttttaaatttatactaaatttaaaaccctctattagggttaggtcggcggcgcggtggccgccggtgcgccgcctagcccctgtgggcgtcgtcggcgacgtcgtcgtcgtcccaccccgGGCGGTGACGCGCTGTTGTGGGCTGGAGCGCgcgcggggactccggccacggagaccacagggcctcctcccgcgcgagtgggggtccggagccacccgacgcGCTGCGCCGGCGCACGGAGCGGCGCCTCCTCCCGAGGCGCTGCTCGTCTCTCCCGCGGCGCGGCGCACGGCCTCTCGGCGTCGCCGCTgtccctcctgccgccgctgctctcggcggcggtcctcgtcggcgcggcgcccggcctcctcccgccgcgccgcctccctcctcctcccgcaccGCCCGGGCGGCACGGGCGTAGAGcgcccagccctccgcctcctctacctccccgccgcgccgcctcgctccatctcggaggtgcgaatggccgcatggaggtgcggccattgcgcctcctcctccgccgccgagatcatgagggcggcgcggaggtccgggtcctcctccgaggactccgacttcggctcgaggaggaggcggcggttgcggcaatgccgcaccgccgcgggcggcctctccgatgtggaggccgcggcGGTTTCCTCCCGGTGCCGcaacgccggcggacgacggcggctggccgctcgcctcgtcgtcgttcgctccgggagcgaaccgtcgcttcggggccatggcggcggttttgctcggggagtggagtggggactggagtggaggtccagatcccctccagtccccatttaatagtctccctggtcaccgacaggtgggcccaagggagacgaggcgaccagcgcgtgccatccgcggccacgcaaacctagcccagatttgggccgggtttgcgtcgttccggacgccgcggccgtccgcttttgcggtgcgtccccgcgctgggccgcgtttttgtccggctcgacccaaacggacgcgcgggcgcgatttgggtcgcgcggttggagatgccctaagcaatGCAGCTTCATCAGAGTTCGTATGGCTGTACTTGCCTAGTAAagtggcgatttacacaaaaataacctaaaagtgaaagaaaagcacagactaaccctccagcgaaactatttcaccaatctaacccttttgtgtggcgcccctcccacgggcgccacacatgcccatgtggctctcttcctgccggcgccactgtcccagccgacgtggccccctcgccggccgagccggtgcgcccatccggacgtggcagcatgtgtggcgcccctcccaacggcgccacacatgcacttggaatcccccaaaacatattgtgagacaaatcctctgggacttagccgttttgcgaggctcgatgtgtggcgccgatgccacgggcgccacactagcctgtgtggcgccgatgccacgggcgtcacacatagaggctcgcgaaaacggctaaggacttatcgtccggagcccctggatgttttcgacccaatggttcatataagttggcatgtgtggcgccgatgccacgggcgccacactagcacttgtggcgccagtgtgtagggcgccacacatggacttgtgttgaaaacatgaaaaatcctaccaaactccaacgatTCACGAGTACAAcactggacacaacaagtagcaatttcatgacatacacatataacacttcataggtcacattgtagcacgtagattcaaacaacaaatagcattacagaccatggttcgaaatgacatagggttcacaaatcgatacttatgaatatagagttcacaacaacacgtagcacatcctagtagcgtcctcgacgtgccggtcctcgcgggctgcttccggacggccatcctcttcgtcagctgccgtggctgttgttgctgctgctcctcgctcctcgtcctgctcctcctcgctcctcctcctcctcctcatctgaagagaatggctcgttgttcctcatcctcgacaaagctgatctccgcggcggcccgtcatcctcctcagtgacaaccttctttcctcggttgacataatcttccggagtgtaccggtttggagccttgccccttggcttcagcgGTAAGGcgaccgtggggcttgcttcgAGGTATGGTTTGGAAGTATGCCTTGACTCAGAATTAGGTCATCCTcaggaggaatcttcacaaacatgaacacatgagattacaaaagttgaaattagtaagaacatgtttgacagcaacaaaatagtccatacctacggttcttcagaagaggaggacgtagggatttcgccttcgcggcaacctagcaagttcgctaaccgccgcatctttcgtgcagtgttctgcgtcaaggaactcatggttacaaagccaccagaacataatagtgtacattcaaagttggtgatcataccttaatgaaatgccgcaacgaTCCGACAGGTTTTTCTTCTCTACCGCTCTCGCTCCCATATAATCTCGCACTCCcgagctgttttttggatctcctccgcttgtgacaaacatagcatacacaatttaagcgagcacatggcaatctagatgatgtactatttagtgagagaatccattaccacaaagttcagctcggaagcaatagaagtcgatctcctctcgcgagcaaaggtgtcgtgcggctttgcccaacctcatcgagctcggatggggtcgtccaagatctcctcGGGATACGCGTGCttaactaactcgatacgcgtgttctcaTGGAACCacggaggtagttgttgaaagcggccaagtcgtgaggcacaatctgctcggggctagcattccgtgccgcttccaaacGAGTGTTGGAACAgctgcgatgtggccgctatgatggactggccaatttgtgatcttcctctgccgcttcctatcaagcctgcaagaatcaacaagttagtttgtacctcttctatcaagaatcttccatcgcatgattccagaattttacctatgaagcgccttgtccgtgtcttgccacagtggtgggcactccgatacagcccaagcttgtctcatcactctttgcggctggtggtgttcaacaagccacatgcatatgagtgggcagcgcatacgccagaaccgcgcctcctccgtgcacttgtggttgaggtcagccatccccgcgccaatatggtagtagctaccatatggctcccattccacctacagcatacaaatatttagaacatgccagtagaatcaatcaaaactaggattgcaactccgcagtgatcggttactcgcttagcggtaagagtgtccaactccgcggtgTACTCGCtctgtacatgaccattggatcgctcgtcatctccgagacattgtcccaaaggtatgcccaagtgggctcccgatcgggaaagtgagggtgatgaggccatggcgtctcggTGAGTACCGCGGACGCCCAGCCGATAGGCGGTCccggctccatacggaaagtaggagcatgcatccaccaataccgccgctcccgagTCCTGCTCCcgatcctgcgacaagcttcgtccaactgcgtacataagatatttggttactactttgtctagcacactactataggaaaatagtacatagaacaaatcatcacctgccggtagaggtaggtaaGTGCCGctcgttccccaactccaccggtcatccaacaccgtaagcgccttcggccaacaccaatgggccagcttcccccatcgtcgggaaagagagtcctcgaaatcatgtaccataagtacacgcgggcgtacgtcctccgagtgtcctcgttggcctcttcgggcattctccaaagttagtcctgatccattcgaaagacgcgccggcgggaactctcttctTTGGTTCCGTTGGCagcggaggagccctgccaataagcg contains:
- the LOC124660692 gene encoding phosphatidate cytidylyltransferase 1-like (The sequence of the model RefSeq protein was modified relative to this genomic sequence to represent the inferred CDS: added 78 bases not found in genome assembly); its protein translation is MQKDASSSDASASHVGRARQRRRNSEISADGNKANGPALLVSDQNKYKSMLIRTYSTLWMIAGFVFVIYMGHLYVWAMVVVIQIFMATELFNLLRRSSEEKQLPGFRLLNWHFFFTAMLFTYGRFLSRELVNTVTSDHLLFKLVSGLIKYQMFICYFLYTAGFVWFILTLKKKTYNYQFKQYAWTHMILLTVFAQSSFTVANIFEGMFWFLLPASLIVINDIAAYLFGFFLGRTPLIKLSPKKTWEGFIGASVTTIVSAFLLANVMGHFPWLTCPRKDLSTGWLHCDPAPMFKPEHYFLGDWVPQWFPWKEVFLLPVQWHALALGLFASIIAPFGGFFASGFKRAFKIKDFGDSIPGHGGITDRMDCQMVMAVFAYIYLQSFISPHNFSVDAILDQILRNLSYEEQKSLYQQLGEMILERQFIQS